TCTCGGTTGGGGTTGTCTACGTGTTGCTGCTCGGAGAGGTTGATCTTTCCGTCGGGGCCGTGAGCGGACTGTCGGCTGCGGTGATGGCCGTGCTGAACGTCGAGCAAGGAGTGAATCCGTATCTCGCGATCGCGCTGGCCATCCTCACCGGAACGGTGATCGGCACGCTCCAGGGCGGGCTGTCGGTGTACTTCTCGATTCCACCGTTCGTGATCACCTTGGCCGGACTACTTGCCTGGCAGGGGGCCCTGCTCCTTGTTCTGGGGAGCGCCGGGACGATCAACCTCAACGACAGCGTGATCACCGGCCTCGCGAACACGTTCTTCTCGGCGACGGTCGGCTGGATCATCGCCGTGGTGATCGTCGTCAGCTACGCCGCAATTGCAATGTGGGGGTATCGCAAGCGGGTCGAGGCGCAGCTTCATGATCAGCGGCTCAGGCCCGTACTGCTTCGACTCGCGATTCTTGCCGTGGTGACGTTCGGCGCGATGATCATCCTCAACTCGGATCGCGGACTTCCGCTCGCGGTTCTGATTCTGCTCGCGTTCGTCGTGGGTATGGAGTTCCTGCTGGTCCGCACGGCGTTCGGCCGCAAGGTCTACGCCGTCGGTGGCAACCTCGAGGCGGCGCGGCGCGCCGGCATCAACACTCACGTAGTGCGCACGGTCGTGTTTGCAATTGCGAGCTCGATGGCGGCGATCGGCGGGATCATGGCTTCATCCAGGTTGTTCGCTGTGAGCCAGTCTTCCGGCGGAAGCTACCTGCTGCTGCTCGCGATCGCCGGTCCGGTTATCGCCGGAACAAGCTTGTACGGAGGCCGTGGAACGGTCTGGTCGGCGCTACTGGGCGCGCTGGTGATCGGATCGATCTCAAACGGCATGGACCTGCTCGGTTACGAGTCATCGGTGAAGTTCATGGTCACCGGTGCCGTGCTGCTGATTGCTGTGATCATCGACGCGCTCGCGCGTCGCCAGCGTCAGACGCAGGGCCGGGTTTGATCGCAATCGCACGCGATTAGTCTGCGCGGTATGGAGCACTCGCCATACCGCGCAGCTCTCGCGCAGATCCACGACGACGGTTTCGGTTTCATCGCGACGGGCGCGGCGAAAATGCTGCTCGCCGGGCTGAGGCTCAATGGCTTCAAAGTCGGATTGGTCGTCGAACTTGCATGCGGGGGCGGCATCTCCTCACGAATGATCGTCGACGGGGGATTTGATGTGCTCGGCTACGACATGTCGCCCGACATGATCGAGCTGGCGCGCGAGCGCGTCCCTGAGGCGCGATTTGAGGTGGCATCGCTCTATGACGCAGAGCTGCCCGAGTGCGTCGCCGTGACCGGAATCGGCGAAGCCTTCAATTACCGGTTCGATGAGCGCGCAGGCTTTGACGCAATGCGAGCGGTCTTCGAGCGCGCCCACGCCGCGCTCGTCCCCGGCGGGATCCTGATCTTCGACGTCGCGCAACCCGGCCGCGCGATGCCGAGGCTCGAGCGAACAACGTGGGAGGGTGCTGGCTGGATGGTCACCGCTGAAACGATCGAGGCACCTGGTACCGACACGTTGGAACGTCGGATCACGAGCACGCGCGGCGAAGAGGTCGACGTGGAGATCCATCAACTTGCGCTCTACGAGCACGAGGCAGTCTTCGCGGTGCTTCGGGAGACCGGCTTCGATCCGGCGACGCTTGCCTCTTACGCCGAGGACTACCGCTTCGGCGTCGGGCACGGCGGCTTTTACGCAGTCAGGGATTAGGTCATGAAAAGGTCCCGGCCATGGCGGCGGCCGGCCTTGATCATTGCAGCGGGGGGGGGATCGCCTACCCCCTCGCACAGTTCAGCGTCGCCACCGCACTGCGACAGCGCTGCCGATACCGTCTGAGGTGACTTCCGATGGAACGCGCAACGGCCACAGATCTGAATCTCGACCGCGGCGAGCCGCTGCCTCGCGGCCGCCACAAGCTCGAACGCGACGTGGTTCTCGCTTCGCAGCGAGGCCGACTGATCATGGCCTTCGTGCGCCTGGCCGCCGACCGCGGCTACGACAAAGTGACGATCATTGACATCGTCTCGCTGGCCGGCACCTCAAAGCGCACATTCTACGAGCACTTCAAGGACAAACAGGACTGCCTGCTACAGGCGTTTGACACCACGCGAATGATGCTGATCTCGGCGATCGTCGGCGAGGCCACCCCGGTGACCGATCCAATCGAGCGAATTCGCGTCGGCATGCAGGCCTACGTGGATGCGCTCGTCGAGCTTCCCGACTTCACGCGCCTATTCCTCAGCGAGTCAATGTCCGCCGGCCCCGAGCTTGCTGATCGCTGGATCGAGGCAACCGAGATGCTTTCGGCCGTGATGCACTCCTGGCGCGAGGAGTCTCGTCACGACCATCCTGAAGTTCCAGAACTCAGCCCTTTGCGCGCTCAGATCATCATTCTCGGCCTCAACGAGACGATCTGCATGACGGTTCATCGCGACGGTGTCGCCGCTGTCGGCCGCCGATCCGACGAGCTCGTCGGCGAGGCAGTTGCACTTCTCACTGCTCCGTAACACCGATCACCTAGCCTTCACGGCATGACTGATCTCCCCGAAGGCCACCTGTATGCAGTGGTCGAAATCCCCAAAGGTTCCCGCAACAAGTACGAGTGGGACGAACAACTGAACGCAATCAAACTCGACCGTTTCCTTTATTCATCGGTTGTCTACCCCCTGGACTACGGCTTCATCCCTGAGTCGATCGGCGCCGATGGCGACCCGCTCGATGCGATGATCCTCGTCAGCGAGCCGACGTTCCCCGGCTGCTGGATCGAGGTCAAGCCGATCGCGCTTTTCCGTATGCACGACGACAAGGGTTCCGATGACAAGGTCATCTGCGTCCCCGTCAGCGATCCCAACTGGAACTTCTTTGAGTCATTGAACGACGTCTCAAAGCAGCTTCAGGATGAGATATCGCACTTCTTTGCGATCTACAAGGACCTCGAGCAGAAGACCGTCAAGGTCGAAGGCTGGTTCGGTGTCATGGAGGCCTGGAAGGCCATCGAAGAGGCACACGGTCGCTGGAACGCTGAACACCCCGAGGGGTAGTTCCGGCGCTCCGGCCCTAGGCCGCCGCAGGGACACGCACGGCCCGAGCTCTCTTATGGACCGTGATGTGCGAGGTGGGAAGTTCAAAACGCCCCCTCGCGCGGGCGACGATGTCGTGCGCCAACCAGTGCGAATGCTCGGGCGCGTGGGTTGAGATGATCAGTTCGTCGGCCGGAAAAGTGCGCAGCAGGTCCTCGATCGCCTGGAGAGGATCTGCGTCGCCGACCAGCCCCGTGGCATCCACCCCGCGAACGCGGAGCCGGTCTACGCACTCGCAGAGCCGCAGCTCGGCCTCGCGCACCGCCGAGTCGATGTCGCTGAAGAGGTGCCGCAGCCGTGAATTCAGTGTCGGCGCAACGACCAGGACCTCCGTCTGCCGAGCGAGGCCGCGACGTGAGCGCTCGCTGACCATGTCGTGCAGCTCGCTGCCGCTGCTGGTTTCGTTTGCGACCACCAGGATGCGGTGGAGACCGTCGTATGTGTTGGTGATTGTGTGCATGACGAGAGAATCGAGCTCGACCGTGTGAGCGGGCTTGGCTCAGGCTGGGAGTTCTCTGAGATCTGGGAGTGGAAGCCAGACGCTGAAGATCGCGCCGCTTCCGGACTCTGCGTTTCTGGCATGAACGCGCCCGCCGTGCGCCTCAACGATGCCGGCGACGATCGACAATCCCAAGCCAGATCCTGCCTTGCCGCGCTCACGACCGGTCTCTGAGCGCCAGAAGCGTTCGAAGATCTGGCGGCCAGCTCCGTCGGGCAGGCCGTTGCCGTGGTCGCGGATGTCGATGCGAACTTCGGCGCCATTGCGGGCAATCGTGACGTCGATCGCCGTGTCCTCGGGCGTGTGCACGATCGCGTTGCGAAGGAGATTCGCGAAGACCTGTTGCAGCTGGTGGGAGTCGCCGTTGACCTCTGCGGGGCCGTCACTCTCGAGCGTGATCTCGCGTCCCGGCGCAGCTACTTCGGCGTCGCGCACGGCGTTGGCCGCGAGCTCGGAAACGTCCACTGAGGTGAAGGTGTTGTCGTGCGTTTCATCGAGCCGCGCGAGCGTCAGCATGTCCTCGACGAGCAGGCCCATGCGCGCGGACTCTTGCTCGATGCGTTCCATGGAACGGCCGACTTCTGCCGCGTCCTGGGTTGCGCCCAGGCGATAGAGCTCGGAGTAGCCACGGATCGAAACCAGCGGAGTTCGCAGCTCGTGCGATGCGTCGGCGAGGAACTGGCGCAGGCGGCTCTCGCTCGCCTCGCGCTCCTTGAAGGCGCCTTCGAGTCGCTGGAGCATGTGGTTCAGCGCGATTCCCAATCGACCGATCTCTGATCGCTCGTCTGCAGGCTCGACGCGCCGAGAGAGGTCTCCGCCAGCGATCGCGTCAGCGGTCTTGCCCATGCGGTCGAGTGGGCGTAGTCCAATCCCGACGAGCAGCCATGCGGCGACGCCGAGAACGATCAGCACCCCGAGGATCACGACGATCTCAACGAGCAGCAGACGGTTGATCGTCGCGCGCGTGTCTGAGGTCGGGATCGCGACCACGACGGTCTCGCCAGTGGGGAGCGGGCGCGCGGCGGCGCGGAATTCCGTGGCCTCGTTGTCACCACCCTTGGCCCTGACAGTGTGGGGCGCGGTGGAGAGCGCGATGCCGGCAAAATTCGGCACGGCATAGGTGTTTCTTTCGCGGAACCCGAAGAGGCAGTCCGCCACGATCGCTCCGTTGCTGCTGACGATCGCTCCGTAGGTTCCCGGTGGGAGGGAAAATCCCGGGCCGGCCGGCCCCCCGCCCGGATCGCGAGCACCAGCCTCGCCGCCGTCAGCTCGCGGCGCCGATCCCGAACAGTTGTTGCTCTGGGATTGCTGAGCGAAGAAGAGCTGGCCGGCAACCCCGCCAAAGCCCGACTGCACCTGGCGGTCGAGGCGGTCGTACAAGAACGAACGCTGCTCGGCAAAGGTCACCGCCGCGAGCACGATCAGCCCGGCTAGCGCGACCAGCAGAAGAATCGCGACCAGGCGGCCGCGCAGCGAGCGCATCGCTAGGCCTTGCCCGCCGTCGCCTTCGGGCGCAGTGCGTATCCGATTCCGCGAACGGTCTGGATCAGCGGCTCTTCGTCGACGTCGACCTTCTTGCGCAGGTAGCTGACGTAGGTCTCGAGCACGCGGGCGTCGCCGTCGAAGTCGTACTCCCAGACGTGGTCGAGGATCTGTTGGCGCGTGAGGACGCGGCGGGGGTTGAGCATGAAATAGTGGAGCAGCCTGAACTCGGTCGCCGTCAGCTCAATGCCGCGTCCGCCGCGGGTGACTTCGCGCGTCGCCTCGTCGAGCTCGAGATCTTCGAAGGTCAGCCGGTCCTCGTCGTCGCCGTCGGCCTGGCCGGTGCGGCGCAGAATCAGGCGCACGCGGGCGACCAGCTCTTCGAGGCTGAAGGGCTTGGTGATGTAGTCGTCGCCGCCGATGGTCAGGCCGCGAACTTTGTCCTCGGTCGAGTCTCGAGCGGTCAGAAAGATGATCGGAGTGCGGCCGCGCGTTGCACCGAGGCGCTCTGCGACCTCGAAGCCCTCGATGTCGGGGAGCATGATGTCGAGCAACATCAGGTGCGGCTTGAAAGTGTGGACTGCTTTGATCGCATCGATGCCGTTGTCGGCCGACTCGACCTCGAAGCCCTGGAAATTCAGGGCCATTGTGATTACGTCGACGATGTTTGGCTCGTCGTCGACAACGAGGATGCGAGCACCATTGGCATCTGGGTTTGCGTTCATCGGGCGAGTATCGAGCAGAAAGCTGAGAATTTCCTGTGACGCCCTTGAGTATTGCGTCAGTCGGGGCGGCCTGTAGATTGCCCGCGAGCCGCGTATGCCAACGATCACCGACATCGGCCACGTCATCGCGACGCGCTATGTGACCCCGCTGCGCGAGGGAGGCTCGATGCCGGGGCTGATGGAGGCCGACGACGACGGTTTGTACGTGGTCAAATACCGCGGCGCCGGGCAGGGCACCTTGGCGCTGGCCTCCGAGCTGATCTCAGCGGCGATCGCCGAAGCGATCGGAATCCGTGTTCCGCGGTTGAGTTTCGTGGAGGTGGATCCTGCGCTCGGGATCGCCGAGCCCGACCCCGAGATTCAGGAGCTGATCGTGGCGAGCCCCGGCATCAACCTCGGCAGCGACTTCCTGCCCGGGGCGATGACCTACTCACCGGCCGACGATCGCCAGCCGCCCGCCGACGAGGCCGCCGCGATCGTCTGGCTCGACGCGCTGCTCACGAACGTCGATCGCAGCGCGCAGAATCCGAACCTGCTGATCTGGCACGGCGAGCTTTGGGCGATCGACCACGGCGCCGCGCTCTACCGCCAGCACGCCGGCCTCGATCCCGCCCAGGCCACAACGCCGTTTGCGCAGATTGCTGACCAGGTTCTCCTGCCGCACGCGAGCTCGATCGCTGAGGCCGGCGATCGTCTGGCGCCGCTCGTCGATTCATCGGTGGTCGAGGCTGCGGTTGCCCGTGTGCCGATTGACTGGTTCACCGTGAGACCGCCCGAGGTCTACGTGGAGTATTTGACCGCGCGCGTCGCGGCGTCGTCGCAGTTCAGTGAGGAGGCCGAAAATGCCCGAGCCAGCTAGCGCCTTCTCTTACGCGATCGTCCGCGTCGTTCCCGACATCGAGCGCGGGGAGTTCGTAAACGCCGGGGTGATGCTCTTCGCGCGGCAACACGATTTCCTCGCCGCGCGCGTTGGGCTCGACCGAAAGCGACTGGCTGCACTCAGCCCCGAGGCCGATTACGAGTCGGTGCGATCGGCGCTAAAAGCCTTCGTGCGCGTGGCCGAGGGCGACGAGGGCGCAGGCCCGATGGCGACGCTTCCCAAGAGCGAGCGATTCGGCTGGCTGGCGGCTCCGTCGAGCACGGTTGTTCAGTGCTCGCCCACGCACACCGGGCTCTGCAGCGATCCTCGGCGGGCCCTAGACGAGCTTTTCGAAGATCTCGTCGCCTGAAAAGCTGCTGTCCACCTGGATAATTGCAAGCGTTTGAGACTGTGCGTACGAAGACTCATCAGACCCCACAAGCGGTCTAGATTGCAGTCATGTCGCAAGCACCCGCGAAAGAGACGATGCCAAAGCTCGTCTTCGAGAAGGAACTCAAAAAGCTGCAGCGCGAGCTGGTGATCCAGCAGCGCTACATGATCGCCACCGGAATGCGTGCGGTCGTGATCTTTGAAGGCCGCGATGCGGCTGGAAAGGGCGGCGTGATCAAACGGATAAGTGAACGCGTGTCCCCTCGGCACACTCGTGTGGTCGCGCTCGGAACCCCCACCGAGCGCGAACGCACGCAGTGGTACTTCCAGCGCTACGTCGAGCATCTTCCCTCGGCCGGCGAGATGGTTCTCTTTGATCGTTCCTGGTACAACCGCGCCGGCGTCGAGCGCGTGATGGGTTTTTGTACTGACGATGAGTACAAGGAGTTTCTGCGCAGTGCTCCCGAGTTTGAGCGGATGCTCGTGCGCAGCGGCATCCAGGTGATCAAGTATTGGTTCTCGGTCAGTCCGGATGTTCAGGAAGAGCGCTTTCAAGCGCGCGTGACAGACCCGATGCGCCAGTGGAAGCTGTCGCCGATGGACGTGGAATCCCGCGACCGTTGGATGGACTACTCAAAGGCCAAGGACGAAATGTTCGCCGTGTGCGACATCAAGCAGGCCCCGTGGTGGGTCGTCGAGGCCGACGACAAGCGTCGCGCGCGTCTCAACTGCATCAGCCACCTGCTCGGCCAGATTCCGTACAAGGCCGAGAAAATCGATCAGATCGCCCTTCCTCCGCGACCGGACATCTCCGGATACGTACGTCCTCCGATGGACGACCAGACGTTTGTTCCGGAGAAGTACTGAAACCTCAGCCGGGCGGTCGACGTCTGGGTCCAGCGCGGTGCTCGGAAGTTTCGCCTGGCTTTGCAGACGATCGTGGGGTAGGGCACCAGCCGTGCCGGCCCGACTACCGAGCCAGCGAAACCTTCCGAATGCGCACCGTCGAAGCGCCGTTTGTGCCAGCCACACTTACGCGTAGGCGAGCGGTGGTGGTCCCACTCCCCAGCTTACGAATCCGCTTACGAACCGACGAGGGCACCGAAATCCGCACCTTAGCTTTGCCGCCGGCCGCCAGCATCACCGTGTCCGAGTTCAGCTTCACGACGCCGCGGCGTCCGGGGACGCGGAAGCTCGCTCGCATCATCGACAGGCACGCGTCTTTCGGGCAGCTCACGTGGAGTGAGATCGAACCGGTCCGGGCCGGGTGTTGGCGGCGCTTGATCTTCAAGCTTGAAAGCGGGGCCAATACATTCACACCCTGCAGGTTTGGGCAGGTTGCAGCGACGAGGCTCTGAGCGTCAGCCAGTCGAAGCTGGTAGCGGCCGCGGTACTGCGCGGCGGGGCGCTCGACGTCCGCGATCCACACGCCGTAAGTCTTTGAGCTTGCCGCGGGGTCGCCCTTGTTGTTGGAGTTGTAGTAGTTCCTGACCGCTATGGCGGTGTCGGTGAACCACTGCATCTGCAGGTCGGGATTCTTCAGGTAGCCGGCGTACTTGCCCTTGTTCCAGATACCTGTGCGCATCTGAAAAAAGCCAACGCTGTCGGCGTCTCCGTAGGTGAGGTTCTTCATGCCCGACTCAACGAGTCCAGCCATCACGGGGAGTTCGCCCGGGAGACCCTTCGCCACGGCGGCGTTTGCCATCCAGTTGGCGAACAACTCGGCGGAGGCGTTGTCGCCTGGATAGGCGACGGGCACGCCGCAGGTAGCGGCATGGGCAGGCGCGCTCCAGGCCGCACCAATCGCCGCAATCGAAGTGGCAGCGATCAGCGTGGTCAGGGTCACGCGAATTGAGCGGTAGTTCAGGATCACCCGCGCGAGGATATTCGCCGGTGGACCCATCCGAGCCGCCACTTGACGAGAAGCTCGAGACCGAACTGGTATGCGCCTCAGTGTGGACGCCCTCACCCGAGCTGCAGATCTTGTAGAAGATCGCCGGCTGCAGTGGGGCGCGGGAAGTTGCTCATTTTTGAATCTCCTGGCGATAGGTGAAGTCGTGAGACAGGTGCTCTATTGTGCGTTCTCGCGAACGGGTCGCGATCCTTCTGGGGCATCATTTTTGACAACGAGCGCTGCGTGTTCCGCGACGACCGCATAATGTCCACCTCAGTACTTGTCCATGGGGGAGCAACCGACAACAGCTGCGCTCGGCGTCTCGGAATCGATCGCCGAGCAGTCCGCGAAATTGCGCGCGGGTGCAACGACCTCGCGCGCGCTGACAGAGGCCGCGCTCGAGCGCGCCCACGCCACCCAGTCGACCGTCAACGCCTTCAAGTTGCTGCTCGACGAAGATGCGCTCCTCGCCGCCGATGAGGCAGACCGACGCATCGCCGCGGGCGAGTCAACGCCTCTGCTCGGCGTGCCCACTGCCGTCAAGGACGACACCGACCTGATTGGCCACCCAACTGCGTTCGGCTGCGGAGGCGAGTTCGCACCGTGCACCGAGGACGCCGCGATCGCAAAGTTCCTGCGCCGCGATGGCGCGGTGATCATCGGCAAGACCAATTCTTCAGAACTTGGGCAGTCATCTGTCACTGCCGGCCCGGCCTTCGGCATCACCCGTAACCCCTGGAACCTCAACCACACTCCGGGCGGATCGTCGGGCGGTTCTGCCGCGGCAGTCGCCGCTGGGGTGATTGCGGCGGCAGTCGGATCCGATGGCGCGGGGTCGGTGCGCATCCCGGCTGGTTGGAGCAACCTCGTCGGAATCAAACCGACTCGCGGCCGCGTTTCGAGCTGGCCCGATCCAGAGGCCTTCAACGGAATCACCGCGATCGGCCCGATCGCCCGCACGGTCGAGGATGCCGCGCTTCTGCTCGACGTCCTGGCCGAGAACGACCCCCGTGAACTTCACAAGCTCCCGGCGCCCGAGCGACCATTCGTGGAAAGCGTGGGCGCCGACACCGGACGCCTGCGCATCGCCGTGTCGTTCAGGATTCCATGGAGCGGCGTCCCCGCAAAACTCGACCCGCGCGTGCGCGCTCAGGTCGAGGGCGTGGCAGCAACTCTCGCGTCGCTCGGGCACGACGTGGTCCAGCAGGATCTCAGGCACAGTTTTGTGGGCGTCAGCTTTCTGCCGCGCTCGATGGGCGGCCTCGCCGAATGGGGCGAACGTGTCCCCGACAAGTCATTGCTCGACCACCGCACGCGCGAGAACCTGCGCGTCGGCAACCTGTTGAAGGGCGCACCGCTGAAGTTTGCGCGCGCCTGGGAGGACCTCGTGCGCCGCCGCACCGGCTCGATTTTCCGTGACTTCGACGTTGTGATCGCGCCAACCACTGCCGCGCCGCCGCTTGAAGCCAACTGCCTCGAAGGCCTCAGCGGCTGGCAGACTGACCGGCTCTACGTTGGCGCCTGCCCTTATGCCTGGCCGTGGAACGTCACCGGCTGGCCGGGCATCAGCGTTCCGGCTGGGTTCGTTGACGGTCTTCCTGTTGGAGCTCAGCTGCTCGGGCAGGCCGGCAGCGAAGACCGGCTGATCGCGCTCGCCGCACAGCTCGAGAGCGAGCTCGCCTGGGACCAGCAGCGTCCGCCTGGCTTCGGCGCCTAAGCCGCCCGAACCGTTTGCAGCAACACGGAGGCTTCCTTCAGTGAATCCTCGAAATGCTCGCGCACCGCAGTTGCAACCGAACCAGCATCGTTGATCGTGCTGTCGTAGACAACCACAATCGATTCGTCGCGCTCTTCCAGAAAGTGCGTCTCGCCGAACTCGGTGTACCGCGTCGCGCCGATCCCGATCAGCAGCCTGGGTGGAGAGCCGCATGCGGCCAGATATATCCCGACCGGCTCCAGTGGTGAGTCGCCGCCTGTCTGTTTGTTGATCCGATCGACGATCCAGTCCAGCAGCATGCTCCCGTAGTACGAGTAGCCGGGCAGCGGGCTGTCGATTCCATACGCGAAGGTCTCGTCGCCGCGGCGCAGAAAGCTCGCCAGGCGAAGCTCGCTCGTCGCGCCGTCACGATCGATCTCGCTGACCGCGAAGGCACGCGCGGCGATGCCCTTCGAATTTCCGCCCCAGTTCTTCTTCTCGCTGATCTTGCGGGCGCCTGGTCGGCGGATCGAGCAGTCGTTGAACGCGGCGAGGGCTTTGGGGTGGAGCGCGACCGGTGCGCCCTCTGCGTCGTACTCGATCTCGCAGAGCACCCCGGCCTCCGGCTCGATCTGCAGATTCAGCGGCTCATGCGAGGCTGGCAACGCGATCGAATCCGAAGACAACGGAAAGGCGCCAAGGAATCCGGGATTCCCGGGTAGATAAAAGGGGAAGATCCCCCGCGGAGCAGTATCGGGAGCGTCGGCAAAGTCCGAGGCCTCGCCCGCTTGCTCCAAGTGCCCCGCAAAATTCCCGGCAACACCGAGGCCGAAGCAGTCGGAGAGCCCCGGCGTCGGGAGCTCGATCATGCCGAGCCCTAAAGCCCCTGAGCGGAGGGCGGCGCGGATGGCGAGTCGCGCTTGGCCTCGTCAACAGCAGCGACGATCGACTCTGGATTGGCGATTCCGGCAAAGGTGAAGGAGCCGTCGTCAGTGCCGGCGGTGTCGAAGTCCACTTTTCCTACCTGCATTATCCGCTCGAGCGGACCCTGCGAAGTGTTGACGTTCTGAACGCGGTTTATGTCGGTCTGCTGGACGTGCTTTGAGAGCAGGCCGGTGCGAATCCGCAGGCGCTCGTTGGTGATCGTGTAGACGGTCGTCACGCGCAGGATGTACCCGACGAGGATCGTTACGGCGACGAGCGCCGCAAACACAATCACGGCATAGGTCTCAGACCAGACGAACCAGAGGATGGCGGCGATCACCAGGTCGGCGGCGATGTTCTTCACATAGAACGAGAGAACTCCGCGCCAGGAGGGATGGCCTTCGAATACGACTGACTCACCGGGATGCATGTCCATTCGCGGCAGCTTACCTGCAGCCGAGGCGAGAAGCGATCAAGTCACAGGCCCCGCGCGCCGACAGAAAACGGATATGTACCGCTCAAATGCCCCCGCAGCGGCGGCCGTCAATACGGACGCCAGCGCCGACGCGCGCGCTCGTCGCAGGCTCGCGCTCTTCTACGTGGGCAGCATCGTCGCGATGATCGTGATCCTGCTGATTCGCGGGATGATCGTCGACCTCTCGCGCCAGAAGGTCTCTGACTACAACACGCTCGCAGCACTGATCATCGCGCCGCCGCTGATGTTTCTGGCTTGGCGCGTCGTGTCCAAGACGTTTCGCTCCATTCAGGCGGCGACCCACAGCAGCGACCTCGCCGTCAAGAAGAAGGCGATCGCCGCCGCGTTGCGCCTTCCGGCCCATGGCACGAAGGTGTACCTCGGCGCTTGGTTGATCGGCTACCCGTTGGCATTCGCGGTCACTCTTGCCTTCACTTCACTTCGCACCGAAGAGATCACTTCGTACTTCACGGACTTCATCGGCTTCATCCCTGTCGCCGGTTTCCCGATCTACGCCGTGATCGAGCGCGAGACGCGTCCGATCCTTCGCACGCTCTACACGCAGGCGGCAGGGATGGACGGGCGCGACGCCCTGATGCCCAAGCCATTCAGTATCCCCTCTCGAGTGCTTCTGGCGATGGGTTCGCTGGCGCTCTCGATGGTGATGTTCACCCAGGGCAAGGTGATCGCAAATGCCTTCGGCGCGGACGTCGCTTACGCCAGTGAGGGGCAGGTCCTCTTGTTCCAAGTTCCGGTCTTCATATTCGTCGTCGGAATCGTCGGCGCCGCCGTCGTGATCAGCCTGCGCGGATCGATCGACGAGCTCGCAGCCCACCTCCACGCCGCCGCCGACGGCGACCTGCGCCGTACTGGCGCGGTCACATCGACCGACGAACTCGGAGCCTTGATGCTCGAGGTCGATCGCATGCAGGCATCGCAAGCCGCGCTGATCCGGTCTTCGAGCGACGTTGCAAGTGAGGTCACACTGAGCGCCGCGGCAGTCGCTGACGGCAGTGAGCAGTCGGCAGTCGGGGTCGGCGAGATCGCCCACGCGATGCAAGAGGTCGTCCAGGGCGCGCAGGTTCAGTTCGATCAGATTTCCAGCGCCCATGATGCCGCCGCCGATCTTGAGCG
The genomic region above belongs to Solirubrobacterales bacterium and contains:
- a CDS encoding sugar ABC transporter permease, yielding MSGSAGPLPGGVTAEQPIVNDNRPNVIKRVLQGDLPSVRVLAVLALIWIIFQSQNDRFLSAGNLTNLLLQITAVGLISVGVVYVLLLGEVDLSVGAVSGLSAAVMAVLNVEQGVNPYLAIALAILTGTVIGTLQGGLSVYFSIPPFVITLAGLLAWQGALLLVLGSAGTINLNDSVITGLANTFFSATVGWIIAVVIVVSYAAIAMWGYRKRVEAQLHDQRLRPVLLRLAILAVVTFGAMIILNSDRGLPLAVLILLAFVVGMEFLLVRTAFGRKVYAVGGNLEAARRAGINTHVVRTVVFAIASSMAAIGGIMASSRLFAVSQSSGGSYLLLLAIAGPVIAGTSLYGGRGTVWSALLGALVIGSISNGMDLLGYESSVKFMVTGAVLLIAVIIDALARRQRQTQGRV
- a CDS encoding class I SAM-dependent methyltransferase translates to MEHSPYRAALAQIHDDGFGFIATGAAKMLLAGLRLNGFKVGLVVELACGGGISSRMIVDGGFDVLGYDMSPDMIELARERVPEARFEVASLYDAELPECVAVTGIGEAFNYRFDERAGFDAMRAVFERAHAALVPGGILIFDVAQPGRAMPRLERTTWEGAGWMVTAETIEAPGTDTLERRITSTRGEEVDVEIHQLALYEHEAVFAVLRETGFDPATLASYAEDYRFGVGHGGFYAVRD
- a CDS encoding TetR/AcrR family transcriptional regulator, whose translation is MERATATDLNLDRGEPLPRGRHKLERDVVLASQRGRLIMAFVRLAADRGYDKVTIIDIVSLAGTSKRTFYEHFKDKQDCLLQAFDTTRMMLISAIVGEATPVTDPIERIRVGMQAYVDALVELPDFTRLFLSESMSAGPELADRWIEATEMLSAVMHSWREESRHDHPEVPELSPLRAQIIILGLNETICMTVHRDGVAAVGRRSDELVGEAVALLTAP
- a CDS encoding inorganic diphosphatase, which produces MTDLPEGHLYAVVEIPKGSRNKYEWDEQLNAIKLDRFLYSSVVYPLDYGFIPESIGADGDPLDAMILVSEPTFPGCWIEVKPIALFRMHDDKGSDDKVICVPVSDPNWNFFESLNDVSKQLQDEISHFFAIYKDLEQKTVKVEGWFGVMEAWKAIEEAHGRWNAEHPEG
- a CDS encoding HAMP domain-containing histidine kinase, with the translated sequence MRSLRGRLVAILLLVALAGLIVLAAVTFAEQRSFLYDRLDRQVQSGFGGVAGQLFFAQQSQSNNCSGSAPRADGGEAGARDPGGGPAGPGFSLPPGTYGAIVSSNGAIVADCLFGFRERNTYAVPNFAGIALSTAPHTVRAKGGDNEATEFRAAARPLPTGETVVVAIPTSDTRATINRLLLVEIVVILGVLIVLGVAAWLLVGIGLRPLDRMGKTADAIAGGDLSRRVEPADERSEIGRLGIALNHMLQRLEGAFKEREASESRLRQFLADASHELRTPLVSIRGYSELYRLGATQDAAEVGRSMERIEQESARMGLLVEDMLTLARLDETHDNTFTSVDVSELAANAVRDAEVAAPGREITLESDGPAEVNGDSHQLQQVFANLLRNAIVHTPEDTAIDVTIARNGAEVRIDIRDHGNGLPDGAGRQIFERFWRSETGRERGKAGSGLGLSIVAGIVEAHGGRVHARNAESGSGAIFSVWLPLPDLRELPA
- a CDS encoding response regulator transcription factor, whose product is MNANPDANGARILVVDDEPNIVDVITMALNFQGFEVESADNGIDAIKAVHTFKPHLMLLDIMLPDIEGFEVAERLGATRGRTPIIFLTARDSTEDKVRGLTIGGDDYITKPFSLEELVARVRLILRRTGQADGDDEDRLTFEDLELDEATREVTRGGRGIELTATEFRLLHYFMLNPRRVLTRQQILDHVWEYDFDGDARVLETYVSYLRKKVDVDEEPLIQTVRGIGYALRPKATAGKA
- a CDS encoding aminotransferase class I and II; the protein is MPTITDIGHVIATRYVTPLREGGSMPGLMEADDDGLYVVKYRGAGQGTLALASELISAAIAEAIGIRVPRLSFVEVDPALGIAEPDPEIQELIVASPGINLGSDFLPGAMTYSPADDRQPPADEAAAIVWLDALLTNVDRSAQNPNLLIWHGELWAIDHGAALYRQHAGLDPAQATTPFAQIADQVLLPHASSIAEAGDRLAPLVDSSVVEAAVARVPIDWFTVRPPEVYVEYLTARVAASSQFSEEAENARAS
- a CDS encoding DUF3037 domain-containing protein gives rise to the protein MPEPASAFSYAIVRVVPDIERGEFVNAGVMLFARQHDFLAARVGLDRKRLAALSPEADYESVRSALKAFVRVAEGDEGAGPMATLPKSERFGWLAAPSSTVVQCSPTHTGLCSDPRRALDELFEDLVA